In Candidatus Thermoplasmatota archaeon, the genomic window TGCATATTTAGCTATATTTCATTCTGCAAGGGCAATACTATTTAATGATGGTGTAAGAGAGAGAAGTCATTACTGTGTAGGCGTTTATCTTGAAAAGTATGTTGATAAAAAGATGCTTGAAGGGAAATGGGTTGAAATATTTGATAGGATTAGAAGCGCGCGCCATACTGATCAATATTCTTTTACTTTGCATATAACTGCTGAAGAGGTTGAAAATAGTATCGAAATTGCAAGAGATTTCATTACCAGAATGCAAAAATTGCTAGAGGAAATACATGGTAGAGGTGTTTAAAATGAAAGGAGTTTATTCTGAATATGAAGGAAAATTGTGGAGATATTGGAAAGGGAATGTAAATGATAAAAATAAAGGATCCAATTGAAAAAGGAGAATCTGAAACAGTAGAATTCAAACCATCTTTATCTCAAACCGATAAAATAATGGAGTGTGTTTCTGCATTTTCAAATACGAAAGGAGGAATAATAGTCATAGGCGTAACTGACAAAGGCGAAGTTGGCGGTGTGGATATTGGCAAAAAGACTATTGAAACTTTGGCAAATAGGATAAAACAGAATACAGATCCGGCAATTTACCCTTCCATTTCTGTTGAGAACGTAGAAGG contains:
- a CDS encoding HEPN domain-containing protein, whose product is MNKLEECFGRDLLRYVEPSGEKAQESIKLAKEWLEESIKNFNSGAYRSGLSSAYLAIFHSARAILFNDGVRERSHYCVGVYLEKYVDKKMLEGKWVEIFDRIRSARHTDQYSFTLHITAEEVENSIEIARDFITRMQKLLEEIHGRGV